The following proteins are co-located in the Sporolactobacillus pectinivorans genome:
- a CDS encoding adenylosuccinate synthase, protein MSSVVIVGAQWGDEGKGKITDYLSENSEVVSRYQGGDNAGHTIVWNGKTYKLRLMPSGILYKDKICVLGNGMVINPKSLCSELDYMKENGISTENLRISNRAHLVLPYHLKLDILEEKSKGASKIGTTQKGIGPAYMDKAARIGIRMADLLEPETFKEKLTKNLASKNRLLEKMYDSEGFNIDDIYGEYLAYGERVRHLVCDTSVVLNEALDTGKRVLFEGAQGCMLDIDQGTYPFVTSSNPVAGGVTIGAGVGPTKINHVVGCAKAYTTRVGDGPFPTELTNAIGDQIRETGHEYGTVTGRPRRVGWFDSVVLRHSRRVSGLTDLSLNCVDVLTGLETVKICKAYEFKGKVIREFPASLNILAACKPIYEEMPGWSEDITGARSLSDLPQNARHYIERISQLTGVPLSLFSVGPDRGQTIEVRSVFA, encoded by the coding sequence ATGTCTTCTGTAGTTATAGTGGGTGCCCAGTGGGGCGATGAAGGAAAAGGCAAAATTACGGATTATCTCTCGGAAAACTCTGAAGTGGTGTCACGTTATCAGGGTGGAGACAATGCGGGCCATACAATTGTCTGGAACGGAAAGACTTACAAGCTGAGGTTAATGCCTTCGGGAATACTCTATAAGGATAAAATCTGCGTGCTTGGAAACGGCATGGTGATCAATCCTAAATCGCTCTGCAGCGAACTGGACTACATGAAGGAAAACGGCATCAGCACCGAAAATTTGCGCATCAGCAATCGGGCGCATCTGGTTCTGCCTTATCACCTGAAACTTGATATTCTGGAAGAAAAGAGCAAAGGTGCCTCCAAGATCGGTACGACTCAAAAGGGGATTGGACCGGCTTACATGGATAAAGCCGCACGAATTGGCATCCGGATGGCCGATCTCCTCGAACCGGAGACTTTTAAGGAAAAACTGACAAAAAATCTGGCTTCCAAAAATCGCCTACTTGAAAAAATGTACGACAGTGAAGGATTCAATATTGATGATATTTACGGCGAATATCTCGCATATGGAGAAAGAGTACGCCACTTGGTCTGCGATACGTCTGTAGTGCTTAACGAGGCGCTTGATACCGGAAAGCGGGTGCTTTTTGAAGGTGCCCAGGGCTGTATGCTTGATATCGATCAAGGGACGTACCCATTTGTAACATCGTCAAATCCGGTAGCCGGTGGTGTAACGATCGGTGCCGGTGTCGGCCCGACGAAAATCAATCATGTAGTCGGCTGCGCTAAAGCTTATACTACACGGGTTGGCGATGGACCGTTCCCGACAGAGTTGACCAATGCTATCGGCGATCAGATCCGTGAAACCGGGCATGAATACGGTACGGTGACCGGACGCCCCCGCCGAGTCGGCTGGTTTGACAGTGTCGTGCTTCGACATTCCCGCCGAGTCAGCGGCCTGACGGATCTTTCCCTTAACTGTGTCGATGTACTGACAGGACTGGAAACGGTGAAGATCTGCAAGGCTTATGAATTCAAGGGCAAAGTGATCCGGGAATTCCCGGCGAGCCTGAATATTCTTGCGGCGTGCAAACCGATTTATGAAGAAATGCCGGGTTGGTCGGAAGACATTACAGGAGCTCGGTCACTTTCCGATCTGCCGCAGAACGCCCGCCATTATATTGAACGGATTTCTCAGCTCACCGGTGTGCCGCTGTCGCTGTTTTCGGTCGGACCGGATCGTGGGCAGACTATCGAAGTGCGCAGTGTATTTGCCTGA